A window of Hippoglossus stenolepis isolate QCI-W04-F060 chromosome 16, HSTE1.2, whole genome shotgun sequence contains these coding sequences:
- the mrm2 gene encoding rRNA methyltransferase 2, mitochondrial isoform X2, with protein MTSLSHNNVERVSAEEKFPLESESHEEAERSAFKLLEIDDKFRLLQPGDTVVDCGAAPGAWSQVVVQRVNSAGTDPELPCGTLIGIDLLNIPSLDGAHFLSSHDVTEPSTHSKLQELLPRGRAHVILSDMAPNACGFREMDHERLIMMCLSLTDLAEKILHPGGSLLCKYWDGILAQRLQDKLLSVFGSVRTLKPNASRKDSAERYFLARMYRKPVK; from the exons ATGACCTCTCTCAGTCACAACAATGTGGAGcgtgtgtctgcagaggagaagTTTCCACTGGAGTCTGAGTCTCATGAAGAAGCAGAAAG GAGCGCCTTCAAGCTGCTGGAGATCGACGACAAGTTCCGGCTGCTGCAGCCCGGAGACACCGTGGTGGACTGCGGAGCTGCGCCCGGAGCCTGGAGCCAGGTGGTTGTCCAGAGGGTCAACTCAGCCGGGACAG ATCCAGAGTTACCTTGTGGTACCCTTATTGGTATTGACCTGCTCAACATACCTTCTCTGGACGGTGCCCACTTCCTGTCCAGTCACGATGTCACGGAGCCCTCCACACACAGcaagctgcaggagctgctccCCAGGGGCCGAGCTCACGTCATCCTGAGCGACATGGCGCCAAACGCCTGTGGTTTCCGAGAGATGGACCACGAGAGACTCATCAtgatgtgtttgtctctgacaGACTTGGCTGAGAAGATCCTACACCCGGGGGGCTCTCTGCTGTGTAAATACTGGGACGGGATCCTCGCTCAGAGACTTCAAGACAAGCTCCTGAGTGTGTTTGGGAGCGTTCGGACTTTAAAGCCAAACGCCAGCAGAAAGGACTCGGCTGAGAGATATTTCCTCGCTAGGATGTACAGAAAGCCGGTGAAATGA
- the mrm2 gene encoding rRNA methyltransferase 2, mitochondrial isoform X1, with the protein MWSVCLQRRSFHWSLSLMKKQKGKSAAEQRWVTRQLKDPYVKASHKLNFRCRSAFKLLEIDDKFRLLQPGDTVVDCGAAPGAWSQVVVQRVNSAGTDPELPCGTLIGIDLLNIPSLDGAHFLSSHDVTEPSTHSKLQELLPRGRAHVILSDMAPNACGFREMDHERLIMMCLSLTDLAEKILHPGGSLLCKYWDGILAQRLQDKLLSVFGSVRTLKPNASRKDSAERYFLARMYRKPVK; encoded by the exons ATGTGGAGcgtgtgtctgcagaggagaagTTTCCACTGGAGTCTGAGTCTCATGAAGAAGCAGAAAGGTAAAAGTGCGGCCGAGCAGCGCTGGGTGACCCGGCAGCTCAAAGACCCGTATGTCAAAGCCTCTCACAAGCTGAACTTCCGCTGCAGGAGCGCCTTCAAGCTGCTGGAGATCGACGACAAGTTCCGGCTGCTGCAGCCCGGAGACACCGTGGTGGACTGCGGAGCTGCGCCCGGAGCCTGGAGCCAGGTGGTTGTCCAGAGGGTCAACTCAGCCGGGACAG ATCCAGAGTTACCTTGTGGTACCCTTATTGGTATTGACCTGCTCAACATACCTTCTCTGGACGGTGCCCACTTCCTGTCCAGTCACGATGTCACGGAGCCCTCCACACACAGcaagctgcaggagctgctccCCAGGGGCCGAGCTCACGTCATCCTGAGCGACATGGCGCCAAACGCCTGTGGTTTCCGAGAGATGGACCACGAGAGACTCATCAtgatgtgtttgtctctgacaGACTTGGCTGAGAAGATCCTACACCCGGGGGGCTCTCTGCTGTGTAAATACTGGGACGGGATCCTCGCTCAGAGACTTCAAGACAAGCTCCTGAGTGTGTTTGGGAGCGTTCGGACTTTAAAGCCAAACGCCAGCAGAAAGGACTCGGCTGAGAGATATTTCCTCGCTAGGATGTACAGAAAGCCGGTGAAATGA
- the nudt1 gene encoding oxidized purine nucleoside triphosphate hydrolase, with protein sequence MLSPKLLTLVLVVQPGRVLLGMKKRGFGVGKWNGFGGKVQPGESIEEGARRELQEESGLTVDALEKVGNIKFEFVGETQLLDVHVFRADAYNGDPTESEEMRPQWFDCDQIPFSEMWVDDIMWFPLLLQKKKFVGYFKFQGHEVILSHRLEEVDEV encoded by the exons ATGTTGAGCCCCAAGCTGCTGACcctggtgctggtggtgcagCCCGGCCGGGTGCTGCTGGGCATGAAGAAGAGGGGCTTCGGGGTCGGGAAGTGGAACGGCTTCGGGGGCAAAGTTCAGCCCGGAGAGAGCATCGAAGAGGGCGCGAGGAG GGAACTGCAAGAAGAAAGTGGGCTCACAGTGGACGCTCTCGAGAAGGTCGGAAACATAAAGTTTGAGTTCGTCGGAGAAACGCAGCTACTGGACGTCCACGTTTTCAGGGCGGATGCTTATAACGGAGACCCGACAGAGTCTGAAG agatgaGGCCTCAGTGGTTCGATTGTGATCAAATTCCCTTCAGTGAAATGTGGGTTGATGACATCATGTGGTTCCCTCTGTTACTGCAAAAGAAGAAATTTGTCGGATACTTTAAGTTCCAGGGTCACGAGGTGATCCTCAGCCACCGACTGGAAGAGGTGGACGAGGTCTGA
- the snx8a gene encoding sorting nexin-8a, with protein MTRGAMAGEINEGSVPAYYREVYEAIRCRTDERVQVEVFQRLLQRTELSRAVIGQIAEHVDSSDGSLSKLSLYKALALIALAQQGKQPSPKLLENCIQELPKPQLGEPKDLSALRMQPAQEDVLMMSHTLDKLLVRDTVQVELIPEKKGLFLKHVEYQVTSQRYKVSVYRRYSDFDVFHEVLLQRFPYRVVPALPPKRMLKGVLTSVSEREFIEGRRRALGRFINLVARHPVFSEDERVKTFLTFSGSDVQTKLRDAYKRTGDEFMTNKVATLAKEYLPADIQAQFSTSRELIRNIHNSFHKLRDRAEKMAERSKENATDLLMFGRELSTLGSDASPLPSLASSQSTWGTLRQSLKSLSVEFAVLSDKAAQQGSREEDDVVEKLNLFLDLLQSYRDLCERHEKGVLHEHQRALHKYGMMKRQMMSTTVQPKEHASVEQLESRIIQQENAIQTMELRNYFSLFCLHQETQLIFTYLPITSHILGAFVNSQVQGHREMGEVWNELQPKLGCLFGANNGLKTSI; from the exons ATGACACGGGGAGCCATGGCAGGAGAGATCAATGAAG GCTCCGTTCCTGCCTACTACAGGGAGGTGTATGAGGCCATCCGCTGCAGGACGGACGAGAGGGTGCAGGTCGAAGTTTTCCAGCGGTTGCTCCAGAGGACCGAACTCTCCAGGGCTGTTATAGGCCAG ATTGCAGAGCATGTCGACTCCTCGGACGGATCCCTGAGCAAGTTGTCCCTCTATAAAGCGCTCGCGTTGATTGCGCTCGCTCAGCAAGGGAAGCAGCCAAGCCCCAAACTCTTGGAGAACTGCATACAAG AGTTACCGAAACCTCAGCTCGGGGAGCCGAAGGACCTGAGCGCACTCAGGATGCAGCCAGCTCAGGAGGAcgtgctgatgatgtcacacacgCTGGACAAGCTGCTGGTCAGAGACACGGTGCAGGTGGAGCTCATACCCGAGAAGAAGGGCCTGTTCCTCAAACACGTGGAGTACCAGGTCACAAGCCAG CGTTATAAAGTATCTGTTTACCGACGCTATAGTGATTTTGACGTCTTCCACGAGGTGCTGCTTCAGAGGTTTCCGTACAGAGTGGTGCCGGCGCTGCCACCTAAAAGGATGTTAAAGGGAG TGTTGACCTCCGTCTCTGAGCGGGAGTTCATCGAGGGAAGGAGACGTGCTCTCGGCAGATTCATCAACTTGGTGGCTCGGCATCCTGTCTTCTCAGAGGATGAGCGGGTTAAGACCTTCCTCACCTTCAGTGGCTCT GATGTTCAGACAAAGCTGCGCGATGCCTACAAGAGGACGGGTGATGAGTTCATGACCAATAAAGTTGCGACCCTGGCAAAG GAATATCTCCCCGCTGACATCCAGGCTCAGTTCTCAACAAGCAGGGAGCTGATTAGAAATATCCACAACAGCTTCCACAAGCTGCGGGACAGAGCTGAGAAAATGGCAGAGCGCTCAAAGGAGAACGCCACTGATCTACTCATGTTTGGCAGAGAACTCAG CACACTGGGCTCAGACGCCTCGCCTCTTCCCTCCTTGGCCTCCTCACAGAGCACGTGGGGGACGCTGCGTCAGTCACTGAAGAGTCTGTCCGTGGAGTTCGCTGTTCTGTCTGACAAAGCTGCTCAGCAG GGCAGCCGGGAAGAGGATGATGTTGTGGAAAAACTGAATCTTTTCCTGGATTTGCTGCAGTCATACAGA GATCTCTGTGAGCGCCATGAGAAAGGTGTGCTCCACGAGCACCAGAGGGCTCTGCACAAGTACGGCATGATGAAGAGGCAGATGATGAGCACCACCGTTCAGCCTAAAGAGCATGCgtctgtggagcagctggaaTCACGGATCATTCAG CAAGAAAACGCCATTCAGACCATGGAGCTGCGCAACTACTTCTCTCTGTTCTGCCTTCATCAAGAGACGCAGCTTATCTTCACCTACCTTCCCATCACGTCCCACATTCTCGGGGCTTTTGTTAACTCCCAGGTCCAAGGACACAGAGAG atgGGAGAGGTGTGGAATGAACTCCAGCCGAAGCTCGGATGTCTCTTTGGTGCTAATAACGGATTGAAAACCTCCATCTGA